One stretch of Roseimicrobium sp. ORNL1 DNA includes these proteins:
- a CDS encoding FtsX-like permease family protein yields MTFFTIVRRGLTRRPIRTGLTLAGIAIGIAAVVALVGMSGGYEKSIKEQLDSIGIDMIVSNMSGSVNPKVFDEKLEDEVAKIPKVAETTTVLMQMISVESMDMVMVSGREWGGFTWGKLKVTEGRMPKDANEMAVVLGVTVADAMGKKVGDTVQIESEELAVVGIVSGGSVVENGAIILSLPVLQKVTQNEGKVNFVDLRFEPGVTAQDVDHIAAEVKKIFPQGRALRAQDVVQSSQGFKVVRAMSWSTSTLAIIVGVFGVMNTMLMTVFERTHEIGILLAVGWKKNRVMKMVLCESALLGFLGGVVGVALGALAVRIMERMPTVRGLLEPDLSPQLMLLSVAIAVVVGLISGLYPSWRASRMSPAVAIQG; encoded by the coding sequence ATGACCTTTTTTACCATCGTTCGTCGCGGCCTGACCCGCCGTCCCATCCGCACCGGTCTCACCCTCGCGGGCATCGCCATCGGCATTGCTGCCGTGGTCGCACTGGTGGGCATGTCCGGCGGTTATGAAAAGAGCATCAAGGAGCAGCTCGACAGCATTGGCATCGACATGATCGTCAGCAACATGAGCGGATCGGTGAACCCGAAGGTGTTCGACGAAAAGCTCGAGGATGAAGTCGCCAAGATTCCCAAGGTCGCGGAGACCACCACCGTACTCATGCAGATGATCAGCGTGGAGAGCATGGACATGGTGATGGTATCGGGACGTGAGTGGGGCGGATTCACCTGGGGCAAGCTCAAGGTCACGGAAGGCCGGATGCCGAAGGACGCCAACGAAATGGCCGTGGTACTGGGCGTCACCGTCGCCGATGCCATGGGGAAGAAGGTGGGTGACACCGTGCAGATCGAAAGTGAAGAGCTCGCCGTGGTGGGCATCGTCTCCGGCGGATCCGTTGTGGAGAACGGAGCCATCATCCTCTCGCTTCCGGTGCTGCAGAAGGTCACGCAGAATGAAGGCAAGGTAAACTTCGTGGACCTGCGCTTCGAGCCCGGCGTGACGGCACAGGACGTGGACCACATCGCCGCCGAGGTGAAGAAGATTTTCCCCCAGGGTCGCGCTCTGCGTGCCCAGGATGTGGTGCAGTCCAGCCAGGGATTCAAGGTGGTGCGCGCCATGAGCTGGAGCACTTCCACGCTGGCAATCATCGTGGGTGTCTTCGGCGTGATGAACACGATGCTCATGACCGTGTTCGAGCGCACGCATGAGATCGGCATTCTTCTGGCCGTGGGTTGGAAGAAGAACCGCGTCATGAAAATGGTACTCTGCGAATCCGCACTCTTGGGCTTCCTGGGAGGCGTGGTCGGTGTGGCCCTCGGTGCGCTGGCGGTGAGAATCATGGAACGCATGCCCACCGTGCGTGGTCTGCTGGAGCCGGATCTCAGCCCGCAGCTGATGCTGCTCTCTGTGGCCATCGCCGTGGTGGTGGGATTGATCAGCGGCTTGTACCCCTCGTGGCGCGCCTCGCGCATGTCTCCCGCCGTGGCCATCCAGGGCTAG